One stretch of Castor canadensis chromosome 14, mCasCan1.hap1v2, whole genome shotgun sequence DNA includes these proteins:
- the Gnrh1 gene encoding progonadoliberin-1 codes for MTGFSLRGLYFRSFQSGSISDCSLTFLRMETIPKLLAVLILLTSCVEGCSSQHWSYGLRPGGKRNAENLVDSFQEIAKEVEQLAEPQRFECTVHQPHSPIRDLRGALESLIEQETEQKKI; via the exons ATGACAGGCTTTTCTTTAAGAGGTCTTTATTTTCGTTCATTCCAGTCTGGGTCTATTTCTGATTGTTCACTGACGTTCCTTAGAATGGAGACAATTCCAAAACTTCTGGCTGTACTTATTCTGTTGACCTCGTGTGTGGAGGGCTGCTCCAGCCAGCACTGGTCCTATGGATTGCGCCCgggagggaaaagaaatgctGAAAACTTGGTTGATTCTTTCCAAGAG ATAGCCAAAGAGGTTGAGCAACTGGCAGAACCCCAGCGCTTCGAATGCACTGTCCACCAACCTCATTCTCCCATTAGGGACCTGAGAGGAGCTTTG GAAAGTCTGATTGAACAGGAAACTGAGCAGAAGAAGATATAA